Proteins from one Camelina sativa cultivar DH55 chromosome 8, Cs, whole genome shotgun sequence genomic window:
- the LOC104706934 gene encoding uncharacterized protein LOC104706934, whose product MERKLVLGVLCLCLVIQVTSGEEDDPLINHYADYETIHPSEYYSSDFELKDGTNVIFEAVNEMKGLKKPKAGFMCTSGMQHWTRSLPGDIFYARFFFYRINPNATVVQHCHFRSVLGFADVFIDVSPALGKKCPGYKCILAIRREGLLMKDTKELFPWTPWPHRHVQPKLPGITN is encoded by the coding sequence ATGGAAAGAAAGTTGGTTCTTGGAGTCCTATGTCTATGCCTTGTGATACAAGTCACCAGCGGCGAGGAGGACGACCCTCTCATAAACCATTATGCTGACTACGAAACGATTCATCCCAGCGAATACTACAGTTCCGATTTCGAACTCAAAGACGGAACCAATGTGATCTTTGAAGCCGTGAATGAAATGAAAGGGCTCAAGAAACCGAAAGCAGGCTTCATGTGCACCAGTGGCATGCAACATTGGACAAGGTCTCTTCCAGGAGACATTTTCTACGCCAGATTCTTCTTTTACCGGATTAATCCAAACGCAACTGTTGTTCAACATTGCCATTTCCGATCGGTTTTAGGTTTCGCAGATGTCTTTATCGATGTATCCCCGGCACTCGGAAAAAAATGTCCCGGTTACAAATGCATTTTAGCAATCAGACGTGAAGGTCTCCTGATGAAAGACACTAAAGAACTCTTTCCTTGGACCCCGTGGCCGCACCGTCACGTTCAACCTAAGTTGCCTGGGATCACCAACTGA
- the LOC104706935 gene encoding uncharacterized protein LOC104706935 — MGWKAAEKLIRHWKILRGDNVMIIRGKDKGETGAIKRVIRSQNRVIVEGKNLIKKHIKGGPDHEGGIFTVEAPLHASNVQVVDPLTGRPCKVGVKYLEDGTKVRVARGTGTSGSIIPRPEILKIRATPRPTTAGPKDTPMEFVWEQTYDAKTGKGMPDL; from the exons ATGGGTTGGAAAGCTGCTGAGAAACTCATCAGACACTGGAAGATACTTCGAGGGGATAAT GTGATGATCATTCGTGGCAAAGATAAGGGTGAGACTGGAGCCATCAAGCGTGTCATCCGTTCCCAAAACCGTGTTATTGTTGAAGGCAAGAATCTG ATCAAGAAGCATATAAAGGGAGGCCCTGATCATGAAGGTGGAATTTTCACGGTAGAGGCTCCTCTACACGCCTCTAATGTCCAAGTTGTTGATCCACTCACTGG GAGGCCTTGTAAGGTTGGTGTAAAGTACTTAGAGGATGGAACTAAAGTAAGAGTAGCTAGAGGCACTGGCACATCTGGTTCGATTATTCCTCGCCCTGAGATTCTTAAGATTAGGGCTACACCAAGACCCACTACTG ctGGTCCTAAGGACACACCAATGGAGTTTGTATGGGAGCAAACATATGATGCTAAAACAGGAAAGGGCATGCCTGATCTTTGA